AACACGCTGCAGTTCCTGCTGTTCCTCCACATGCAGCAGTTCAATCGGATGTCTCTGCGCACCTCCCTCATCGGGGAGGAATGGCCGAGTTCGCGGAGCACGTCGCCGTCCTCCTCCTCGGAACGTGAAACGAAAGCCAGTTCTCCGAGCAAGGTGAGGACATTCCTGGGGGGAGTCTTAGCGGAGGACACTAGGTCCACCCAAAAGACCTGATGACTAAGGAAGAGTTATCAGAGAGAAGTTGCaagtaaataatgaagaaaaatgaagagTAATACAATAAAGAGTGAACAataaagttataaaaaaaagcaagttCACTGCAGCAGTTGGCAATGAAGCGTCCCGCTGCTCTGAGGTTCTCGTCCTCTCCTAAAACTTGGAAAACGGTCTCCTTTTCGTCTTCTCCACACCCGCACCGCAGAACTGGGATGACCAGGCGCACATGACCTTCATCCAGAGCCACTTGGCGGAGCTGCTCGAGCTGTTGGTGGAGCCGGGGCAGCTGAGCGCATCGGGCCAGGTGGTGCAGgacagccacttgtcccaggatGCCCTGCAGGGACTCGGCTTCCTGCTGGAGGGTTCGCTGGGCCAAGGCGGTGCGGTGCGGCCCCTGCACCGCCTTCTGGCTCACGATGCTGTCCGAGTCCAGGCTGGGTACTCCAAGCTGAGCCGCTCGTTCTCCTTGCGACGCCTGCAGGCTTGGCTGCATCGGGCGCTGAGCCTCAACCCCTTTGGAGTGTCTGCCTGCCTGCGCTCCGGGAAGAAGTTGGCTTGGGTCCAGCAAGGTAGCGCTTGTTGCAGGGATCGTTCCTGCGGCGGGGCTCTGACCAGCCTGGACCACTGGAACAGGTCCACtatgcagtggttaaagctgttctCTTTGGGTTTCAAGgccacgggttcgaatcccgccccctgctggcagtAGTGGCCCTTAGCAAGATATGTACCCTGAAGTGCGCCAgtacaaatgtaacattgtGGGTGGCTCTGGAGGgaagtgtcagttaaacaaataactgtaattgtagtataaaaaaactgaagtaaGGATATGAGCCGcttagttacacacacacacacacacacacacacacacacacattacagatggatattttctggaaaaattacCTGGACGCAACATGCACTGCATCCgtccacgggggggggggcaaaccctggatgggacaccaaccAGTCACTTATCCTAAGTCAGGTTAGCTACACACACGAAAACCCATTCAATGCCACACACTCTGGGCCATTTGGAGtgcccagttcacctgaaccacTTCTgcggactgcgggaggaaatcagagcgtGCAGAGGAAACGCAGACATTAGCAGAACatgcacacaggctgagcaagGATGGAATTACAAAAATGATTGGCTGAAGGgggaaaaactgatttttttttcttcacaaattGATTTATTCCAACAGTTAATTTGTGTGCAGATGTGATTTGTTCTCAGCAGCTCTGCTGTAACTGAACGAAGAGCAGCAGGAATAAAGAGGGAATAATTGGTGAagcacaggggggtgcggtggcgcagtgggttggactgggtcctgctctctggtgggtctggggttcgagtcccgcttggggtgccttgcggcagactggcgtcccatcctgggtgtgtcccctccccctctggccctacgccctgagttgccaggtagtctccggctccctgtgaccccgtatgggacaagcagttcagaaaatgtgtgtgtgtgtgtgtgtgtgtgtgtgtgtgtgtgtgtgtgtgtgtgtgtaattggtGAAGCTGGAAATTGTGCCTCTCTCTGCCAGTGGAGGGCGCTATGAGGAGAGCCAGGATTGCACGGAACACTCCTGCAGCTCCGCCGGGCAGCAAGGTTGTGGTGATGGCCCAGGTGTTCCGTCAGACGCTCGCCAAGGACTCGGAGAAGCTGAAGGGGGCCAACGTGAAAGTGCACCGCTGCAGCGAGGCCTTCATCTACCTGCTCTCCCCCCTCAGGTATGTTTGTGCACCGAGGCCGCCAACGGCGGCCGTGGATGGTGCCCGCCGTGCCGATGTGCTTACGGCCGCCGTCTCTGCCTTGCAGGTCCGTGAGCCTGGACAAGTGCCGCAACAGCACAGTGGTGTTGGGCCCGGTGGAGATCGGCGTGCACGTGCAGAACTGCGAGAATGTGCGGCTGGTGTGCGTGACGGGCCGCTTGACGGTGGGCTCCTCGTCCTCCTGCACCTTCCACATCCTCACTCCCACCCGGCCCCTGCTGCTGCCCGGCAACGTGGCGCTTGTGCTGGCACCATTCCACACGCATTACCCTTCCCTGGAGGACCACATGGCCTCTGTGGGCCTGGCCGTGGTGCCGAACGCCTGGGACCGGCCGCTCTTGCTCGGTGCCGAGGGCGCGGCTCCCGATCGCACCCCTTACCGCCTGCTGCCGCCGGCAGAGctctgccccctggtggtgcCCTTTAAGATGGAGGGGGACACGTGCGAGGTGCCCGGAGGGTTGCCCCCACTTTACCAGCAAGCGCTTGAGTGCCGGGAGCAGCGGCTGCAGGACTGGCTGAAGATGGTGAAGGATGCGGATCTCAATAAGTGAGTGGCTGCGAACCCGACTCGCATCACACTCATTAAATCTCTCCAACGGGCCAAAATCACGTTGTGAGAATAGCTGCAGGTTGTCCTCGGCCGCTCACGCGCGCGACTTGGGATCCACCCGTGCGCTTTGCTCATTCGGCGTAAGAGGGAGCGATGCGTCAGCTGCAGGGGAACATCGGCCGGTTGTCGAACCGCATTTCTTACCGCTCGCATCTCGATCTCCCTGGGTGTCCAGCAGCTGAATTTGTGACGCTCCTCCGTTTACGTTTTACTGAAAACGGCCAGCAGTCAACAAAATGATGGTTCTGGTGGCACCGAGAAGAAAGATGAGCAGACAATAGacagagaaatgaaagtgaaaatagagCAGCATGGTGCACTGTACATTGTACATACTGCACTCATATTGATATGAGTTTAATAATTATTGTTCactaaatgaaagaaaaccgTATAGTACAGCATGTGGCATTTATGCACATTCAAGTACAGCGCTCCTTGAACGTGTGAGAAACCCCcgtgtcccttacttttaccacagaatgggtatttaatgagaattggtgtttctcatgtgacataacggGTGTTTAGTGACCAGTTTGACCAGTTCCACGTGTTCCTTTAAACTCTGCATGTGGGAGCGTTGAGCGCAGTGCTCGTACTCAGCAAGGGGCCGGAAAGGGTGAGTCCTTGTGCCCAGCAGGAAATTCACAGGGAAAAAGAACTTTGTTACAGAAGAACAATTACTGGCGCGTGTGTCATATAGTAGCATTCTGAGcaaatcatatatatatatatatatatatatatatatatatatatatatccattgACACTTGTATATATCCTCACACGTGCCTCTCTTGCTAATATGTCAGAGAGGTGTGTTGTGCGATGACGCCTTAACGTCATATTCTGTCATATGTGCTGCTCTTTGTGTGCAAACCAAGCAGGTTCCGTTTCAACGATACTCGACAAGGACGCGCTCAACAGtgcatttttcttgaaattgtCTCCGCTTGAGATGGACTTTTGTTTTCGGGCTGGAAAGGGGCCGCACTGGGGGCTAAACTGCGGCTAAACTAAGGCTTTGCTTTGCCACATCACTCTCACCCTCTTCCTGTGCTGTGTTCCAGAGAGCAGCGGAGAACCTTCCAGACCCTGGTGGAGCACAAGTTCCACGAGTGGCTGCTGGAGTCCGGCAACAGGCAGCAGCTGGACAGCCTCGTTCCGTCGTCCGAGGACGCCTCCACGTATACGGGTGGCCCCGATGCGAGCCGTCCGGACCGAAGGGAGGCGGTGATGCGGATGCCTACCGCCTGCTGATGAAGGCACCAGCTCCGGGGCGACATCGCTTCACTCCTCGCTGAGGGTGCAGGGAGACGGTGCAACTCCACTCTCCAATTTGTGGGGCACTGCCAGAGAAACGTGCCACGTCTCTCTCTTCCCCTGTGCCGTGGCCTTCGAACTGCCCCCTTGGCAGCATTTCTCTTGAGCGCGTGGAGCAACGCGAGTGCTGCATTATCGTCTCACGATTCGTAGCAGACCTGAGAAACACAAAGGGAGATTCCAAAGTGTCATTTTCCTCTGAATTTaccactgtacattttacaggaAATGTTTTGTACACCCGCCTTGCGCTGTAAATCACTCTACTTGTCTCTATTGAATACCAAGTATTTCAGCTGTagtgtttctgttttgctgTAGCAGCACTGATCTGTTTTGTAAGAgcacaatgaataaatttgtatttctgACAAGCTCCCCCACCCTCCCCGAAGGTCTTTCAGTGGTTATGTTCACGTAAATGTGAACAATACGCTAAGCAGTACACAAATACAGCTCATTTCCTAGCAGTTATGCTTTTATAGAGTATGAAATTGGTTAAACACTGTACTGGCCATGAAATCTCAAACACAAAATCGTGAAGATCCTCCAGAGCATCACTCACATTGTGTGATTTAATGCTTTCCTACTGTAGTGCTCAATGTTAGATGTTTTGTGTTAGCATTTACGAGAAACAGCGCAAGAGGATCCAATACTTTTGAAATGTATTGGTGAAGAAAACATTGTTGCTCGtgtttcaatttttcatttgaaggaGATGCGGCAAGAGGTGCAGGGAAGCCTGtgggttttttcccccttttcctttATCCTCGTCTTTATTCATGCTTCCCATTTTATACTGCGTCCTGAAACCTTTATGACGGGCGCCGATAATTTTGAGGCCCGCTGTACAGACTACGCCTTCTGTCTTCGTGCAAATGCAGAATGATGTGCAATGAGCCCAGCTGACATATATGGACATCCCCACTCTTGCAGGACAAAGCAATCTGAAGCAGCATCGCTCTCATCCCGGATCCTCTTCTCTCCTCGTACTTCAGACAGAGCCCTTCGCCACCCGGACCGtctccttcttcttcacctCCAAGTCATTCTGCCTAGTTGGCAAACGCAGAAAAAGAGCCGAGTCGAGATGTTGCTTCTGTGCACTGGATGTAGCGAGACATCTGCGCCGCTGCAGTTGGCACGTTTCTTGGCGCGGATGTGAGCTGGCATCGCTCGACGTGTGCCGGTAGCTTCGGCAGCCGTGCTGGGGAGGGGTTGCTGTGGGGGTGCGTTGCAGCCGGCCCACCACAGAATGCTCAATGGGCACTCGCACTGGCCTGCCTTTATGCAATAATCCCACGTCTCTTTTCTGGAAAACATGAATAGCATGAGAATCACTGACTCAATTTTTGGATCTAATTTTCATGACAAAGCGATTGTGCCGGTTATAAAACGCGGCAGGGTATAAAAAGGTGCGGCAAGCCAGTGGCCCCTAAGCGCCGCCCCGCAGAGACTTACTTCAGGGAGACGACCCCAGCGGGATtaagaaatgtcaaaaatggGCCGGGTGAGTAAAGGAtggtcacacacacatcgcCAAATCTTGAACTGTTGTGACGCGCGCTCCTGAGGACACCCGCCTCCGGACAGGTGGGATGTTCTCGATCCGGAACCTTCACGCTTTCCACTGGACAGTCTACCTTCACTTGGAAGAAGGTGTTCTATGGTGCTCAGAGCTTGCAGCTCCTACAGTGCACATACCATCTCATCGCTATAAAAGTAGCGTACGAGTTGAATTAGCTAAGTAGCGCTTCTCACGCATGAGAACGTCAAGCTTCTCCTTTTACCAGAAATTTTTACGCACATACATAATACCTTAACTGCAGTTCAATGGAATTAATAACATGGTGTTACAATGATCAACACTGCTTACTGAGTGTTAATTTGGTCTACAAGTAACAGTACACAGGTGTCAGCGATAGGATCACCGACCGTGCTGCTACTGGGCTGTCCCTCGCAGCACGATACCCACATGTAACTgcatgtgttacattgctgacTGTGTCATGTCAGGACAAACCGCAAAGCTGGCAAAAACAGTGACACTTGCGGAGCAGTTGATTTCTTGGCTGGGTGCAGTTCTTGCTTCCACATTGGATGGTCAACAGCTAACGAAACGGCCATGCCATTTTACCGTCTCTGCTGTGTTCTCAGTTCAGTGAGAGAAGACCTGATTGTGCTTTTAGGTACTACATACCTCACATATACCTGCTCCATCGACATATAAGACGAACCACTGACATGGTCAAGGTAAAACTGGGCTTTAACCCCTGTTGTCCTCCAGATTATCTTCTACGAGGACAAGAATTTCCAGGGCCGCCGTTACGAATGTGACAGCGACTGCACTGACTTTCACTCCTACCTGAGCCGCTGCAACTCGATCCGTGTGGAAAGCGGAGCCTGGGTGGTCTACGAGCGCCCCAACTACATGGGCTACCAATATGTGCTGACCCGCGGAGAGTACCCTGAATACCAGCGCTGGATGGGCCTCAGCGATCGCTTAAGCTCCTGCAAGATGGTCCACTTTGTAAGTCCACACTATTTACCCCACCTGTTTACCACAGGGGCTTCAAATTTTTTTGGTGCAAACTCATCCTAAACCCATCCTTTTAAGAAAGGCTGTAACAATAAAATCCAAGaaatttacagaaacatttaaatagCAGCTTTAAATTTGAATTCCACTTCTGAAAGGTTGTTACCTAAATAATACACAAGATAATAGATCTtgtgaaaatttaaaacaaacattttatatcTGAGGACTGAAAAATACTGCAAGAATGGAACGGTTGCTGCAGTGGAAACCAGCAGGGAGAGAAATAGTGGTACGCGAGAGCCTCGGGCTGAGGTGCCATCAATAAGAGCTCAGTGAAAGGCCAGTGACCAGAGTTCTCACTTCATGTTGAATTATGATCACTGAAATGCTTCTATGCAAACAGTACCCAGagcagtaaaacaaagaaaattctttttttggtATCACGGAGAACTAGATAAATGTAGATAAAAAGTGTTCCTGTGGCCAAGAGCCAACGGTCTAGACTGAAAGGATCATCAGTGAGAGGGATCAGAAAATCAATAACATCCAGCTCATGTTCACAGACTGATGACTCAGAACACTGACtcaataataatgcaaatgttcaagattaaacacacattcacatcaaGCATCTATATTTATGGGTTCTAACAGATATTTCTtcaaagctacttaaaatgatttacccatttatacgatTGAAGTATTGAGCCATTAATTCAAGGTAAGGACCTTTCTAAATTTTACTGGCACCagaagtggaattcaaacctgacTTCTTCGAATGCAGAGTGACAGTTCTAACAATTATATCACACTCAGTATATTatggacatttttgaaaaaattcaacaataaaaaaaaaaagcctgatgCTGCACATTGACCACTATCCAGTGTTCTGTGAGCAGCTACAAACAGTAAGTAATTCCAgtctttaattaaaatttaacacctTTATTATAAGCTCTTCAGCACTGTCAAAGTCCTTGTTTTCCTTAAATAGCCTCAATCTGTATCCCTCCTACAGGCCAGTGGGACCCAGTACAAAATTCAGCTGTACGACAAGGACGACTTTGCAGGGCAGGCCTTTGAGTCAACAGAGGACTGCCCATCGGTGCAGGAGCGCTTCCGTGTGCGTGAGGTCCACTCCTGCAAGGTCCTCGAAGGGGTCTGGGTCTTCTACGAACACCCAAACTTTCGTGGCCGCCAGTACCTGCTGGAGAAGGGCGAGTATCGCAAGCCTGTAGACTGGGGTGCAATTTGTCCTGCGGTCCAGTCCTTCCGTCGCCTCACTGAGTGATCAGAATCTTGGCAGTAATTTGCCAGGTTCCCCAGCAACCCCCATAAGTGCCTGGAGGCCTGACCTTACTCTGTATGAAACCCTCAATGAATAAAGCATAATAAGTGGCAAAGAATGCCAAGAGAGGCTGTGTCTTCATTGAACACACATGTACTATGTGTAGCTGTTTTGGTGTTTCTGGGTTTGTGCAAATGCAGCATCAGGGCCAGTTTTTGTCCATCCAAACCTGCTGTCCATGTTCATTGTACCGTCGTCTTCATCAGCAGCTGTGCAGCTGCAGAACTCTATGAAGTGCTGGCTCAACTGAGAAAGACACAGCAAGGACAGGAAGCAGAATGTAGGTGATAACTTTACGCTAATCCGTCAGCCTCCAAAGAGTCCTTTTAGTTTCAGAGGCAGTGAATTTAAAAGGACTAGTGCACATCACCGGTTGGTGTTAGTGTCAAAGCACAGAAGTCAGATTTAGGCTGACGGGCTGGGGGTTGAGATGAGTTCCAAATGAGAAGCAGTTCCCCCCTCCACCAATCAGTGTAATTACTGTCCCATCTTCATCCAGAAGCTCCGAACAGAATGACTGCAGCATGAGTGGCCAGGGCACTTCAGACTGGAACAAAATGAAGTGTCACATTTGAGGTTACTTTCTGTAAATAAAGTCTGTGCTTTAACAAATGGGCAGAGTaatgaaaagactgaaaaggtatttaaaaaaaccccTTACAATGTCCATGCTGTACTCAACACTGCTCCCAGTGGCCAAGTGAATTATTGCAACTCCTGGAACACCATCAGCCTGCAGCCAAACGCCACCGATCAACAGCAGCTGTTGGCCAATCACGTGTGAATGATGAGAATACCTGAGGAGTAGAGAAGCATGCAAACCGAATGAAGCACTTTGACTTGATTTTTCTCCAGGGTATGAGAATAAAGAGAATATAATTTTTTCCAAGTACCGCTTGTGCAGAACCGCTACACAACTCAGAACCATGCCAGTAATCACATTTTGCTTCAGGATCAGAGGACACCAAACAAATCCATTTAAAAAGTGAGCATATCTAATGTgttaattatgaaataatataGCTTTGACCCGAAATAGTAAATGACGAGTTACAAACCTGGGCACCACGGGAGGCTTTATCACAAGCTCCTCCCAGCGGAAACCAGTGGTTGTAGGCAACAAAAAGACTGCGTCTCCAAGTGGGATGCCTCCTCGGCCCAAGCCACCAGAGATCACAACACCACCTTCACAGGCACATGCCGAATGAGAGTGGCGTGCTGCAGGTACAGCGCCCTCTATAgacacctggcaacacagacaAATTTCCTTAATTTGCATCCCACCTGCATTGACGATGAAACAAACAACAGGAAGCTAATTTTCTGAATTCTGTTCACACTAAATTTTTCATGCAGTACTACTCTTCTTAATTGTAAAGTAGGTGCAGATTTCAAACATCAGTTGATTTCTCCTCATCCACAAGGGTATCAAAACATCTTTCACACCCACTTCTCTGTAGATCTCCTAATTATTCTATAAAATCACTATTtcttatctgtttaaa
This genomic window from Scleropages formosus chromosome 1, fSclFor1.1, whole genome shotgun sequence contains:
- the tbccd1 gene encoding TBCC domain-containing protein 1, whose translation is MDECSARVWPRLEPFLLGALQVAPPSKLSLHYLRKMATYVRTRDGCFPHLGWPMWRHIACGKLQLSEELAWLYLETFDLLRPHTPGQRLEWAEGLSQCATPRELDRMRSRLSVNTLQFLLFLHMQQFNRMSLRTSLIGEEWPSSRSTSPSSSSERETKASSPSKNWDDQAHMTFIQSHLAELLELLVEPGQLSASGQVVQDSHLSQDALQGLGFLLEGSLGQGGAVRPLHRLLAHDAVRVQAGYSKLSRSFSLRRLQAWLHRALSLNPFGVSACLRSGKKLAWVQQVEGAMRRARIARNTPAAPPGSKVVVMAQVFRQTLAKDSEKLKGANVKVHRCSEAFIYLLSPLRSVSLDKCRNSTVVLGPVEIGVHVQNCENVRLVCVTGRLTVGSSSSCTFHILTPTRPLLLPGNVALVLAPFHTHYPSLEDHMASVGLAVVPNAWDRPLLLGAEGAAPDRTPYRLLPPAELCPLVVPFKMEGDTCEVPGGLPPLYQQALECREQRLQDWLKMVKDADLNKEQRRTFQTLVEHKFHEWLLESGNRQQLDSLVPSSEDASTYTGGPDASRPDRREAVMRMPTAC
- the crygs2 gene encoding crystallin, gamma S2 isoform X2: MSKMGRIIFYEDKNFQGRRYECDSDCTDFHSYLSRCNSIRVESGAWVVYERPNYMGYQYVLTRGEYPEYQRWMGLSDRLSSCKMVHFASGTQYKIQLYDKDDFAGQAFESTEDCPSVQERFRVREVHSCKVLEGVWVFYEHPNFRGRQYLLEKGEYRKPVDWGAICPAVQSFRRLTE
- the crygs2 gene encoding crystallin, gamma S2 isoform X1 → MRITDSIFGSKTPVVLQIIFYEDKNFQGRRYECDSDCTDFHSYLSRCNSIRVESGAWVVYERPNYMGYQYVLTRGEYPEYQRWMGLSDRLSSCKMVHFASGTQYKIQLYDKDDFAGQAFESTEDCPSVQERFRVREVHSCKVLEGVWVFYEHPNFRGRQYLLEKGEYRKPVDWGAICPAVQSFRRLTE